DNA from Pseudorca crassidens isolate mPseCra1 chromosome Y, mPseCra1.hap1, whole genome shotgun sequence:
taaacagagctgcaatgaacattgtggtacatgactcttgtttttgaactatggttttctcagggtatatgcccagtagtgcgattgttgggtcatatggttgttctatttttagtttttttaaggaatctccacatAGACATTTTAATAGTGTAAAAATGTTCTAGAACCAAAAACATCAAAAATGCTACAGTAAATTCTTCTAACTATAGGCTTTTAAAGTATCCATTTCCctataacattttaatatttagggaaaatattttagtaaagtcttgtataaaataaaaataactttttaaaagcaattctGAAGTTATAGTGAATGAATTCTTTATATCATAATGCAAGAGACATATTATCTAACAAAAGCAGCACAGTATGATTGCCCATTTCAGGATGGCAACATGGAAAGATCCTGAACTCACGTCCTCCCACAAACATGTTGAATCTACAGATATATATGGAACAGTTTCCTCTGGAGAAAACATAAGAACGGGTGGAGTGACCCGTTCACATCAGGCAAATGAGAGGAGAACACACTCAAGTAGgtaggaaaggctgagacacaGTTTTGCCATACCCAGCATGGTGACCCACAACCAGTAGGGAAGTCAAAACCAAGAGTTTCTCCCTGAGAAGCAAAGAGTTTGAACCCCACGTTGGGCACCTCAACTTTTAAGGCCTGCACCTGAGCGATGAGCACCCAAAACATATGACTGAAGACTGGTGGGGCTGACACCCACAAGACCTGCAGCGCTGTGGTGAACTAAAAGTCCTTAAAGGACCCCCACATGAGCTCATccaccccagggcccagggcagaaGCATCACTTTGAAAAGGATGAAATGAGTGAATTTGCTAATTATAAAGTGTTGGTCTGAGGGGCAGAGGGCTGGCTGTGATACTCTCTGGTGATGGAGGCTGGGGGTGCCATCCTCCTGCTTTCCCTCTGCCTTGCTAAATCTAACTTGTACCACATTTTTCCTTTCCACTGGGTACCATCTTTCATGGTGTCCCTTTGCGTTGCTAATGCTAGTGGGTGCCCTAttggtttgcttgtttcttttcatttcttttttttctgtttatttctcccccacccctttttctGGGTGCCATTTTTATGCTCTGTGTTTTAGGTCACCTGTATATCTAAGAGGGGGCCTTCTACACATATCCTGTACCCCAATTTTTATGTGTGGTAATGAGGTCTTTGTGGCTGCCCCTTGATTGCCTGGCTGTGGAAGTCCAGAGTCTTGGGTGTCTGGGTCCCTCAGGACTGTAACAATTGAAAGACAGCTCTTGGCAACCTACCACTCGGAGGGCACTGCACAGACAACAGACTTAAACCCAGCCTTAGTCTTTCTGAGAAAGAAGACTGTTTGCTTGTCCAGGAGCTTTAGCTTGAGGGGAAGGCTTCTAGTGTGGCACACTTCTAAAGGCCTGTGGAGTTGCTGTCAGGGAACAGAGGCTGGAGGACAGGATCTTTGCACTCTCCCTCTGCTTTGCTTCAGGTTGCTGCTATCTTCCATAACGCACCTTATCTGGTGCCCCAGTTGTTGTGTCTGCTGCCAGGGGACACCTCTACATTGCTTGGTTCTGGGGGCCAGTGATGGTCAGTGGGTACCAGAAGACCGTATCCAATGGAGGAAAGTTCTTAAACAGCTACCATCCCAGAGCACAGCAGGAGGCAATGGAACAGGGAGCTAGGGCTTTCTGTGAAAGAGGCTGATGAGCTTATTTTCATGGCTATGGActgaggggcaggcttctaaGTTAAACACACATCAAAGGGCTAACTGTAAGCCTTCCAGAGACCTAGGAAAGCAGGTGTTATCTTTGAGCTCCCCCTCTTATGCTCCAGAGTGCTAGACTCTCTTGGAGCGGAGCTCTTAACACGTGTCTGGTGCCTTGCTTTTGTGGCTGCTACCCATGaaatccccctcccaccccctccaatGAATGCCTGGCCTGTTGCCCTGCAAGGTTTGTGTACCTGGGTTCCACAAGAGTCAGAGACACAGCTGGCTACCACAACCAGGGCACTGCACTGATAGCACACTGAAAACACCCCCTCCTTCTGTGGAAGAAGCCTGTTTGCTTGTCCAGGAACGTTGGTGTGAGGGTCAGTCTTTGGGTTTTGCACACATCCAGAGGCCTATGGACTCGCTTTCTAGGAAAACAGGCTGAAGGATGACATCTTTGTACTCTCCCATTGCCTCACTACAGCTTACCATAATCCCCAAGAAGGTGCTTATCCATTCTTATGGAGGCCTGAATTTTACAACTGTCACCAAAGGGGCACCTGCAGATGGCCTGGTCTGGTAGCCAGCAGAGCTTAGCTCACAGTTGTATGGGACTGtacatatttgcattttttaaaagctgctgcctttCAGGGTCAggcttccaatcagcctgaaCCTAGGTTGTGCTGAAGTCTCCCCTGACCTCTTTGGGACACTGACAAGTCCTGGAACACACTCAACAACTgggagatattaaaaataaaatgagctgcTTGGACAAGCAATCACCAACGTTTGAGACACAAGCAAGAGCTGCAAGGTTGAAGGATAAGATTCATCTCCTAAATGAGGCCACTCCtccaagactgggagaggtggatATTTCATGGACTGTATAAAAGCAAACACAGAAAGTCAAGCAAGATGAGGAAGAGGGGAAATATGCTGTACATGGAACAATAAAGTAAAACAttggagaaaaacataatgaaaTGGATATAGGTAATTTACCTATTAAAGTAATACTCATAAAGATGCCCACTGAGCTAGGAGAAGAATGCATGAACACAGTGAGGAGttcaacaaaaacagaaaatataagaaagtaacAAATCGAAGTCACAGaactaaaaaattgaaaaacactgaaaaatacactagtgGGGTTCAATAGAACCCttagatgaagcagaagaaaggatcagtgaactcAAAGCAAGGGCAGTGGAATTCACCCCAGCAGAgcagcaaaaggagaaaaaaaaaattttaaagtgaaggCAGCTTTAGGAATGTGTGAGACAACATCAGGTGGACTGACATGCAtattataggggacccagaaggagaaaagagagagaaatgggcagaactcttatttgaaaaagaatgactGAAAAGTTCCTTAACCTGGGGGAGGAAACACATCCAGCTCCGAGTTCCAAATAAGCTGTACTCGAAGGAAACCACAGCAAGATGcagtataattaaaataattataaaaaaagttAGAGACTTagggcagcaagagaaaaagcaaTTTGTTACACATAAGGGAATACTCAGAAGACTATCAGCAGGTGTTTCAGCACAAACTTTGCTGCCCAGAAAGAAGCTGCACAATATaatcaaagtgctgaaagaaaaaaaagaatacctagtAAAGTTACCATTCAGAAGGAGAGAATTTTCCATATAAGCAATCCTACAGGAGGTGATCGCCACTAAACCAgtcttataagaaatgttaaagggacttctttaagctgaaaagaaagggcACTAAATAACAGgaacatatatcaaaatataaatcactggtaaaggtaaatatatatgaaaggcAGTGGATTAATCTTTgtaaagctagtatgaaggttaaaagatgaaagtagtaaaaattactgtaaaaataataattggtaTTAGGAGATACACAAGACAAAAGATGTAAaacatgacatcaaaaacataaatattgtgTGTGGGAAAATAAAAACTTAGAGGTTTAGAATGTATTCAAACTTAagttgttatcaacttaaaatacaCTGTTATAAGCTGTTacatgtaagcctcatggtaactacAAAGCAACAATCTGTGGTAGATAAcacaaaaaataatgacaaaggaATCTAAGCATACCATTTGCAAActgcaaaggaagagagcaagaaacaagaaaggaatGCTGGAacgagaaaacaatttttaaaaaaatgaaatggcaataaatacaaatggactaaattctccattCAGAAGTAGTAGAGTGactgaatggctaaaataaataacatatttatacactgcctacaagagactcacttcaggttTCAGGACAGGCACAGACTAAGAGTGAAAGGGGGGACAAAGATATTCCATAggaatggaaaccagaagaaagctgtggcaggtatatatatatatcagataaaatagagtttatgaacaaagactgtaataagagacacagaaagggattacataatgataaaggggtcagtaCAGTAAGAGGATACAACatatgtaaacatttatgcacccaacacagaaccatctaaatatataagcaaatattaacagtcCTAATGGGAGAAATAGACatcaatacaataatagtaggggattctAATACTCCACTTATATCAACAAtacagatcatccaggcagaaaatcagtaagaaaacgtAGGCCTTAAAGAACATGTGAGATCACATAGATTTAtcagatatatacagaacattccatcaaaagaaaaatcagcagaatcacacatttttctgaagagcatatggaacattctggagaagaaattattttttaggccacaaaacaagccttaataaataaaggaagattCAAGTGTATTCAACAACAGGTGTAAAAGTAGAGATCAATTATGAAACAAAACTGGAAAGTTCACAAATGTGTGAGATCAAACAACATGTAGTGAACCGCccatgggtcaatgaagaaatcaaaagagaaatttaaagaaaaacaacctcaagaaaatgagaatacaACATAACAGATTTATGgaacgcagcaaaagcagttgtaagaggtaGGTTCTTGGTGATAAAATAAGAGGTAGGTTCTTGGTGATAAAAtgcctaactcaagaaacaaactAACTTCACACacgaagaaaatagaaaaagaccaAATGAAGCCCCAAGTTACTAttaggaaagaaataacaaagatcgGGATGGAAATAAATGTAACAAAGACTCAAGAGACAATAGAAGAGAGGAATGAAATTaagaggctttttttcttttaaaagatagaCAAATTGACGAAAGTTTAGCTAACCTTGTCAAGAAAAGGACAGGgcttaaatacataaaatcagaaataaaagaggagacgttacaacagacaccatgGAATACAAAGGATTACAAGAGGCTGCtataaacaattatatgtcaGCAAATTGAATGACGCAAAAGAAATGGATGCATCCTAGAAACATACAAGGCAggactgaattatgaagaaatagaaaactgaacATACCAATAAATAGTAAGGACATTGAATCAGTAATCCAACACTTCCCaccaaacaaaagttcaggaccagcaGGCTTCTCTGGTCAATTTTACCAGTCAAAGAAGATTTACTACCTGTCTTTCTCAAACTTTCTGAAAATGTTGAAGGTGAGGGATGCTTCTTAACTAATGATGCTAGCATTACCCTGTTACTAAAACCTGAcaaggacaccacaagaaaaagaaaattatacttcTATATCTGTACACACCAAATACACACATCAAACTTCTGGAATGCTAcacagcagttctaagagcaaTGTTTTTAGTGATACCTACTACAAGACATAAGAAAATCTTCAAATACACAGCCTAACTTTGAACCTCAAGgaattagataaagaagaacaaatgaagcctaAAGTTAGCCcaaggaaggaaatattaaagatgagagcagaaataaatgaaatagaggctaAAAAGACAGTAGAAATTATCAATGAAACCGAGAgcaggttctttgaaaagataaacaaaattgacaaagctttaaccaggctcaccaagaaaaaaagacaattaaaatcagaaatatcaCAAATAATTAAACTAAGAAATGAATGAGGAGACATAACTaataccacagaagtacaaaggatcataagagactactatgaacaattacataccaacaaattggacaacctatgagaaataaatttctagaaacatataaccttccaagaccaaaccataaagaaacaaaatttgaagAGACAGTTTACTAGTAACAAGACTGAATCTGTAATTAACAACCTCCCCCAAAAGTCCTGGAGCACATgatttcactagtgaattctaccaaactttcaaAGAAGACTTAATAACAATTTTTCCCCAACTCTAccaaaaaatagaagatgaaggaacaatttcaaactcattttatgatgcCAGCATTACCCTGTTAACAAAACCtgacaaggacactacaagaaaagaaagttacaggccaatatccctgatgaacatagacgaaAAAATCaccagcaaaatattagcaaagtgaattcaacaataaattaaaagattCATACACTATAATCAAGTGGGaattattccagagatgcaataatggttcaatatttgcaaatcaacattgtataccacattaacaagatgaaggacaaaaatgatatgattatctcaatagatacaaaaaaagcatttaacaaaattcaaaccATTTTTGacaaaaactctaaaaaaagTGGGTATACAGGGAGaatacctgaacataataaaggtcattatgacaaacccacagcaaacatcatactcaaacatgaaaaactaaaagcttttcctctaagaccaggaacaaggcaaagatgctcactctcgccacttttattcaacatagtattgaaagtcctaggcacagcaatctgactagaaaaagaaataaatccaaaatggaaaggaataagTACACCTATAactatctgcagatgacatgatatgacATATAGGGAACTCTAAGGACTCCACCAAAAagttgttagaactaataaatgaagttgcaataaatttgcaggatacaaaaccaatatagagaaatattttacatttctaaacaCTAACAGTGATctgtcagaaagacaaatgatgaaagacaatcccatttacaattgtatcaaaaagaataaaataccaggaaTAAATTGAACGACGGAGGTGAAAAACCTGTACAATGatgagagaaactgaagaaaaaaacaaataaatagaaagatattctgtgtttgTGGATTGgcagaattaatactgttaaaatgtcaataatactcaaagcaatctacagagtcaatgcaatccctatcaaaataccaatggcatttcccACAGAAAGGGaataaacaatcctaaaattggCATCCACAAATGACCccaatagtcaaagcaatcttgagaaagaactaaCCTGGAAgaatcacacttcctgacttcaaactaaaTAACAAAGCTATAGTCAAATCAGTATGATATCTGTttaaaagacacatagatcaatggaggaGAGCAGACAGCCTAGAAGTAAACCTACTCATATATGGTCAGTTAACTTACAacaaaagagacaagaatataaaatggggaaaggacattctcttcaataaatagtgataAGAATACTAGAcagccacacacaaaagaatgaaaccgGACCACTAGcttacaccatataaaaaattaaccaaaatggattaaagatttggcTATAAGATGTGAAACTACAAAACtccaagaggaaaacataggtggtatgTCAAAACCCTGACACTGTTCTTGGTGACAACATTTTGGatttgacatcaaaaacacaggcaaaagtagcaaaaataagcaaatgtactatatcaaactaaaaactttctgcacagcaaaggaaaccattaaccaaataaaaaggcaacctaatgAGTGGGAAAAGATACCTTCAAATTCTATATCTCATatgaggttaatatccaaaatatataaaaaattcacacaactcaattgaaaaaaacaaaaaaatcaattaaaaaaatggccaaagaatctgaaatagacatttatctaaagacatacagatgaccaacacaTGTAAaggcacatgtaaagatgctcaacatctctaattattagagaagtgcaaatcaaaaccacagtgagataccacctcacacctgtcaaaatggctataatcaaaaagaacagaaataacaagagttagtgaggatgtggagaaaggggaaccctcctacaccgttggtgggaatgtaaattggtgcagccactatgaacaataatatggaggttccttaaaaatcaaaaatagagttaccatatgatcaagcaacaccacttctggatatttatccaaaaagaaataagtgataacattaatttgaaaagatacatgtatttcaatatttataacagcattagttacaacagccaagatatgcaaACAAGGTAAGTGGCCATTGTCAGgtggatgaataaagaagatgtggtaaatacacacacacgttggaatattactcagccagaaaagaagaaaatcttgtcatttgtgacaacatggagaaATCTTGACAGTACTGTGCTAAAATGAGGTAAGTCAAAGACATAAAGtatggtctcacttatatgtggaatctaaaacaaacaaactaagacggtcatagatacagagagaagATTGGTGGTGGCCAGAGCTGAAGGACAGAGTGAAATGAGTAAAGGTGCTAGACTTAATCATtctgtattgtgtatttgaaagttgctatgaaAGTAAATCTTAtaggttctcatcacaagaaaaaaaaaagttgtaaccATGGTGGTGATGAACGTAAATGTAAATTCGCTGTAAAACAGAGGTGGAAACATTTATACAAGACagtctatcaattattgagagatGTAAAAACTGTCTGGGATGTAAGTGgtcatatttcttttctgtttttctataaaaataggaATCTTAAATACATGCCAAACTTCTGTACACATTTTTTCTACTAGGAAGCAAAAGACATACAGGAAACTTGCCAGGGTTCAGCCCTAGAAGTAGAGTCTCATGTTTGCACATTAAAGAAGGTGAACTTCTAAGAACATTAAGAACTCCTTCTACAAAGAGGAGTATTTTAAGagataatagattttaaaatgtagagtCTAATTTACTATCTTTAAGTCATTTACTTTAAATagtactttactttttaaatgtttattttttattaatttctactgaagtatagttgctttataatgtgttagtttcaggtgaacagtcaagtgattcagttatacatatataaacagatATTCCCTTTTTATActctattccattataggttattacaagatattgagtatagttcccagcgctatactgtaggtccttgatggttatctattttatatatactagtatgtatattttaatcccaaactaaTTTATccatcctccctttcccctttacCATTTCTGACCCAGGACCAATATATTTCATGCTCAGAAGACAAGTTCACTTCTCCTTCTTCACCCCATGGTTTCAGATCCCAAGACTCAGCTCCTGCATTGTTCCCACAAAAGACCGCATAAACTGGACAAGTTTGGAGGACCCAGGCCTTGAATCCAAGCATAATGGTAACACCTGCTCTGGGGGTTCCCTGGATTTGTGCCCTGGGATCTCCACATGGCAAGGGCAGAATCAGTCACTGGTGTGTGGGTGTCAGGTCCTGAGAAGCAAGTAGTATTCACAGGACTGAATCCATCCCATTAACAGAGAACCAAGTGGAACTGCCAGGGCCTCCCACCCAGAACGTACACAAGAGAATACCATGGGAAGAATGGAAAGTGATATTAAGCGGAAACAATACAGAAGCACAAGAGCACAGATGAAACTTCCACTTCATATCCCTTTGCAGAGTCAGAAGCAATAAATTCTGGGTTTATTTTGAGCGAGGTGAGAGGGCACTCTACCATGCCAGGCAAATTAGAATGTACTCTGCCCATTCCAATGCACTGGACTCTCCAAACCACACCGCTTCCCTCCAGCGCTGACATTAGCCCCTAAGGACAGGACACAGACCTATCAATTAATGATGAATAACCAAGCAGAGATAACCCCCAGCAAATACAGAGGACAATCCTAACATTCGATGAAACAGTCATTATAAGGGCATCTGTACTAACCAAATAATTCAGGTGACTATTAAACTCTACCTAGAGAATGCTCACAGAGATACAGCTTATGATCCTGGTAATACAGTGAATTTTAAGGAGCCAGTATGTTATCAAATGGGCGGTGGGCTCTCCAAAGCTCAGCAAATATCCCCAAACTTCTAACAGCTGTGCAACGTGGAAAGCAGACCCAGCCTTCCACGCAATCCGTGATCACACAGCAATCTGTGATCACACACAGCAAACGCAAACCAGGAGACAGGGCACACGATGAAAGGGCGAGCAACAGAGGACAAAGGACTCTGTGCTGGCTTCATGTGTCCCACACTGGGAGAGCCCCAAGACCAACTGAAGAGGCGCACGTTCAGAAAGACACGCGAGAGAGCGGAGACTTCCTGCTGCCAAAAGGGCAGGCTTTGCTGGCGAGAAATCAAAGTCGGAGATAAAAGTAAGAGGTAGACTGCGGAAACGGAGATGCTGCTGATGTCAGGAACGAGGTTCCTCCGTGGTCACGGAGCCGACCACCACCTGCCTCCGGCCCCCTGTTGGCTGGAGACCCGACACCTGTCCTGGGCGCTGCCCTGAAAACACAGGGGCCGGGTGCACCCGGTACCTGCAGCGGGAGTGGGCGGGGTCTAAGTGGTGGGTTCCCCGGTCTTCCTTACTCTATCCGGTTCTCGACCACCTCCCACTTGTAATAGGGACCGGGAGCCTCTGAGCCCTGGGCACCCCCTGCAGATGGCAGGCACCGGCTCCCTCCACCTTCCGCCAGGCCGTAGCTGCCTGAGTAACAAGCCTTCGGCTTTGCCAGCTGCTCCTCCGCCGGAAGCCGGCCCCGCCTGCCCAGCCAGCCCACCTTTCCGTGGCACCCTGCACGGATGTGGCCCGGGAGCGCTGGATCTCCTCCTCCAGGCGCCGCCGCTCCTCCTCCAGCCGGGCCACGTCCTCCGCCGGCCTCCTCTGCTGGATGATGAGCTGCAGCTCCTGAAGCAGGGCCTCCTTCTCCTTGATGAGCTTCAGCCGGTCCCTGTCGGCCTCGGCCATGCGCGGCCAGGACTCGCTCTCAAACTGGGCCACCTGCCTCTGGATATTTGCGACTCTGCGAGACAGGGACACTGAAAAATCCatgaacttcatttttaaaattctcttcacaATACAGACGCTAAAATCCTCAACTAagtattagcaaatagaatccaacataACACAAAAAGATTTACACCAcaaccatcaagtgggatttatcctagatgtgctggttcaacattcaaaaatcaattaatataatccaTCACAGCAacagattaaaaaagaagatCATGTGACCATATCAAGAGAGCAGAacaagcatctgacaaaatctaGCATTCATTTAgtatatatgaaaaacaaaaccaaaaacaccccTCTAAAATAGAaacttcctcaatttgataaagcacatctacaaaaaaataataataatacaactaataccattctgtttttaattttttttattaatttattttgggctgtgttgggtcttcatttctgtgtgagggctttctctagttgtggcaagtgggggccactcctcatcacagtgtgcaggcctctcactatcgcggcctctcttgttgcggagcacaggctccagacgcacaggctcagcagttgtggctcacgggcctagttgctccgtggcatgtgggatcctcccagaccagggctcgaacccgtgttccctgcattagcaggcagattctcaaccactgcaccactagggaagccccaataccATTCTTAATGGTGTGAAGCTCAAGCTTTCTCACTGATATCAACTTCAAAACAACGGTTTACCCCATCACTAATCCTTTTCAATGTCATATGGAAGTCCTAACTAATGGAATAACATAAAAGGAATACACTGTgcacagattggaaagaaagacataaaacagTCCTTGTTCACAGCTCACATAATCATCTATGAGGAAAACCCAAaagaaactgataaaaaaaaatttcccttggAACTCTTAAGCAATTAGTGCAAGATTGAAGTATACAAGcttatacaaaagtcaattgctttcctaaaTACCATCAATAAACAAGTGGatcttaaatttaaaacacaataccattcaCATGGCAcctccaaaaatgaaatacttagttATAAGTCTAACAAAACTT
Protein-coding regions in this window:
- the LOC137217824 gene encoding protein WWC3-like, encoding MAEADRDRLKLIKEKEALLQELQLIIQQRRPAEDVARLEEERRRLEEEIQRSRATSVQGATERIILQEKRNCLLMPLEEAT